TGACCAATTTCCAATATTTACCATTTTCTGCCAAAATTGAAATCATTGGGATTAATCCGTTTGTTTTTTTTGCCCAAAAACATTCTAAACTCTATAATGGAGCAAGCAAAAAAGGATAAGGGCAAAATTAGAATTTTTCTCAAAATGGAAGGATTTGAATTCACCCAAACACTTGTTAAATATAAGGGAGATTGGCGACTGTATCTCAATACTCCAATGAGAAAGGCCGCCAAAAAAGAAGTGGGTGATAGAGCTCATTTTGAAATTAAATTTAATCCAGATTCAATCGAACACCCTGTTTCACCCGAACTAGAAGAAGCTCTGGAAAAAAACAAAAAAACAAAAACTAAATTTCAGAGCCTAAGCCCATCTCTCCAAAATGAAATCATGAGGTATATCTTTAAAATCAAATCGGAAAAAAGTAAAAAAGATAACGTCGACCGCGTTACCCTTTATTTACTCGGCAAAGGTAAGTTTTTGGGTAGAGAACTTAATAAATAAAAAAAATACACTCTAACAACCGATCAAGGTAACTCTTCTGGATTCATTTTAGCTAATCGCAATACATCCGTTAAAAACTTACGATGACTTATGATTGATTCTTTTTTTGATTCTCTTGCTGGATTAAAAATTCCGCGTTTTCGAAATACCTTCCAAGGATCTAGTTGGATATCAGACCAGGTTCCAATTTCCAGAGTTAATGGAAGAAATCTTGATACACCAGAAAGGTCTTTCGGTTTTTGAAATTCATTGTACAGACGATCCCAAAGATCTCCATGTGTCGTATAAGTTTCACTTTGCGGTCCAAAACGATAAAGTATATGATTTAAGTTAGTTGTTAAATAATTTGCAATTTTTTGGAACAATGGTTCATCCACACATTGTTCATGTGTACCAGCATAAGGCCACCAAACATGGTCAACAGCTCCAAATCCTGAATGAATATCAATAACAGGTATCATCGAATTTTTGGCTGAAAAAAAATATTCATTACAAAATCGATCTAATACTCTAGACTCCGCTTGTAATATATTTCCTCGGTAATATGGAAATACATTCGAAATTTTGTGACCACCAAAAAAGAAAGGAGCCTTTACTGCTTCCACTCCCGAGTTCCTCATCAGGTCAACTCCACGCGGATTGGATCTACGTTTCATCGCAACACCGCCAGGATTTAAAATCGGGATACAAACAATCCCTAATTCACCGTCTTTAATCTCTTGATACAATTTCGAAGATTTACGTGCAAATAGATCATCCAAAAAATCCAACAAAACACGGATACCTATGGTTTCGAGACCATGAACACCAGCCACAAGACCAGCTACATTCCGTTTGATGGCATTTTCTTTTCCAATCTCTAAAACATAAATAGGAAAACGAAACCCACCTTCTGTTCTTGTGGAAAAACCATACTGTTTAAACCTGACTAATTTACCACCTAACTTTACAATTTTTAAAATTCTATTTTCATATCGATTAAGACGTTTCATTCCTCTAAGCATCTATCATTTACCCACGATTCCTTGCCCATTGATCCAAATCACTTTCCGCAATTTGAACAGGCATAACTCACTATCTCAATGGGAATCATTTTAGAGAAATTCTATTTACGAAAGTTATATTACAATTTCGTTACGAAAAATAGCGTAGTATAAAAATTGAAACAAACAAAAACAACAGAAATTATAATCTAAGAAATCTATTTATAATTTCAATTGCAAGGAGTTTCATTTAATTTCTAATCGATCTTATGAAGAAACCAAAAGCCAAAACCTTTCCCAAAAAGTACACGGAAGAGTGGATTGATTCTAATGGAATTAAAATTCATGTGGGGTTATGGCATGGAAATAAACAAACGATTGTTTGTTTACACGGTTTATCAGGAAACTTATACTCAATGAAATCTCTTGCCGAGCACTTAAACCGCCTAGGCCATCGTGTGATCTCTTATGACCTAAGGGGAAGAGGAAAGTCAGATAAACCAAATTCCGGCTATGGATTTCACAATCATATTAACGATTTACAAAAGATCATCAATCATTACAAAATCAAAAAACCTATATTTTTTGCACATTCATTTGGTTGTATGGTTGTACTTCGTTATGTTCAAATTTTTCCTGAAATCGCAAAAGCAATCATCCTTATGGACGGAGGTGGACTTCTTTCTCTTGCAAAACGGATTCAAATCCTTAAAGTTTTACAACAATCTTTTGAAAGATTGGACGTTGTTTATCCTTCAATCGATGCATATTTAAATCTAGTAAAAAGCTCTCCTCTAGTGCCTCAATGGTCAAAAGAAATTGAAGAATACTTCCGGCTTGA
The nucleotide sequence above comes from Leptospira harrisiae. Encoded proteins:
- a CDS encoding M14 family zinc carboxypeptidase — its product is MLRGMKRLNRYENRILKIVKLGGKLVRFKQYGFSTRTEGGFRFPIYVLEIGKENAIKRNVAGLVAGVHGLETIGIRVLLDFLDDLFARKSSKLYQEIKDGELGIVCIPILNPGGVAMKRRSNPRGVDLMRNSGVEAVKAPFFFGGHKISNVFPYYRGNILQAESRVLDRFCNEYFFSAKNSMIPVIDIHSGFGAVDHVWWPYAGTHEQCVDEPLFQKIANYLTTNLNHILYRFGPQSETYTTHGDLWDRLYNEFQKPKDLSGVSRFLPLTLEIGTWSDIQLDPWKVFRKRGIFNPARESKKESIISHRKFLTDVLRLAKMNPEELP
- a CDS encoding alpha/beta fold hydrolase, translated to MKKPKAKTFPKKYTEEWIDSNGIKIHVGLWHGNKQTIVCLHGLSGNLYSMKSLAEHLNRLGHRVISYDLRGRGKSDKPNSGYGFHNHINDLQKIINHYKIKKPIFFAHSFGCMVVLRYVQIFPEIAKAIILMDGGGLLSLAKRIQILKVLQQSFERLDVVYPSIDAYLNLVKSSPLVPQWSKEIEEYFRLELEKTKEGYICHMPKYVMEEELKEMGGSMNLFHVFKYLIQNPKRVITKMIENKKLEFEKIPTPTLILRATEMNLFPNDDLLPKESFLSMLERIPNATGKEIKTNHYGILFGKLKERDNAIDLFLDQMNK
- a CDS encoding YdeI/OmpD-associated family protein, which encodes MEQAKKDKGKIRIFLKMEGFEFTQTLVKYKGDWRLYLNTPMRKAAKKEVGDRAHFEIKFNPDSIEHPVSPELEEALEKNKKTKTKFQSLSPSLQNEIMRYIFKIKSEKSKKDNVDRVTLYLLGKGKFLGRELNK